AAAAAGAGAAGAAACTTTTTCTAAGTTGATGAAATCCGAGTTTAATCAACTGACAGAGGAGTGGGAAGAAAAAGGGGAAGCGACAGAAAAGGAAGCTCGTAATTTCGTTGATTCTCTTTTGAAGCAACAAAACCAATCGACACCGACTGCTACGACAACCGATACATCTGAAAGTAGCGCCCCTACACCTAACCCAGTGGCGACTCCTCAGGTACACCAAGAGTTACAGGAATTAACCGCGCAAATTGCTGCAATGAGGGCAGAGTTAGAAAGCCTTCGTCAGCAAAATAGCCAACCTTAATTTAGGAAGTCAAAAGTTTTAACGCTAACATAGCAGAATTCCCCGCCAATATCCTTTCAGGCTGACGGGGAATTAAATTTCATTTAATAAAGACAAAGACGGATTAGCTAAGATTTTGCTGATTCTAAAGCCCCCTTTGAGATTTATCTATGCTGTCTTAAAAAACAAAAATTGCAAAAATACGATTTTTAGATGCTAAGAGATTGGCTTTAGTCGTTCTCCCATTCTTCGTGACCCATCAAGTCACCGATGCGGTCTCTCAGTAAATAGCTGTTTTTTTCTAGTTCGCACTCTACCCAAGCCCATTCGCGGGCGGGAATGTATTGGCAAAGGGTATAGATTGGTTGCTGGCGGCTGACAACACCTTTGTGTACTAGCCGGCGGGCTTCTTCTTGGATGACTGCTAGAGAGTATTGAACTGAGGGAGTAGAAAATTGAGTAGATACCATGTTTGTGCTCACTGAATGGACTTTTAAACTAAAAGGACTAGAAATTGTCTAGAGAGTAGATAGTTTGTAACTCAATATACTAAACTCTTTTCATTTTTACGCTATCTGCTCTTCTGTTATATTAACAAATGTTTCAAAAGTCATCAAATATTGACAATTTTCCGGTGGCTATTTTTCGTTAGATGCCCGATTGTTCCTCGGCTGAAGATCTTATGGGAGATTGTTTAGGAACAGGTAAAGCTCGGGTAATCAGGTAGTTAAGCCAAGTTAAGAAGCCAAATAAAGCGTGATTTTTCCGATGCAAATTTGTCATGGAAATTGGCGAAAAGATGCAATAGAAAGCTACCTATGCTATATTCATCTTACTGTGGATAGATGTTTTGTTAATCAAAAATTTTCTCTCTCGATCGTCATTTTAAAATGACGATCGCAAAAGAAAAATTACTCTACACAAGCATCAAAACTAGTCATCCTTCTTCCGCAGGATTGCCAAATTTAAGCTTAAATGTAAAGCAAATCTAAAATTTACATATTAAACAAAAGTTTTAGTGCTATCCTTTGAGATTCTGGTATTTGGCCATAAGAATAAACACAAGGAATGCTTGGGGGGAGAACCTCTAAGAAAGGTTGTTTCATATAAGGACTGCCGTAAAGCACCAAGGCTTGCAATTCGTCGGTCGCTAATAATTTTTCAAACCATTCACGGGCTATCTGATTGAGTCCGGCGCTACCTCGGAAAGGATTGCCTCGAATAAACAATTGCAGTAAGGTGGGTTGCAGGCGATCGCTTCCCTTGGGCATCGGCGTGTGGAGATCGGACAACTGCAAAGAGTAACCCAACTGCTGGGGAATCGCGACCGCCGGAGATACGCGATCGAGGAATTTACAATCTAGCAGACTGTCAACCACAATTAAGTTACGTAAATTAGACAAATTTTCAATTTGTAAAGGCACTTGACCGAATACTTCGGTACTTTCCTGAAGGATATCGGCAGCTGCGGTGAGTGCCTCCGGTCGTGCGAGTTGGTAAAAGCGAGGCAGTGAATTTTCTCCTACCCCTTCACTCTGCTTATTGGGTGAGGCAAATACCTTACTTTTAGCTTGCCAAATTCGTTCTAGGGAAGCGCGAATTCTGTGGGGAGAAATCCGTCCGGAGTTGACTGCATCGCAAACAGCTTGAATTGCCCCTTCTGCATCGACCGGCATCAGTAGAATATCAGCACCAGCTTCTACCGCTAAAACAGCCGCTTCGTTGGCACCGTAATCTTTGGTAATCGCCCCCATCACCAAAGCATCGGTAACGATTAAACCTGTAAAGCCGAGATTTTCCCGCAACCGCCCGGTCAAAATGGATGGAGATAAAGTAGCTGGCAATTTGTCATCCCAACTGGGGATCGACAAATGGGCAGTCATTACTGCATCTAGTCCCGCAGAAATGGCGCTAATAAAAGGGAGAAGTTCGATTTCAGCCAATCTACCAGACGAATGGGGAATTACGGGTAATTCTAAGTGAGAATCGACTGCCGTATCGCCGTGTCCGGGAAAATGTTTGGCGGTGGTGAGGACGGGATAATTTTGGGCACCGCGAATAAAAGCAGATGTCAGTTGGCTGACTAGGTGGGGCGTTTCGCCAAAGGCGCGGATGTTGATAACCGGGTTATCGGGATTGTTATTGACATCGACAATTGGTGCGAGTAACCAGTTAATGCCGATGGCGAGTGCTTCGGAAGCGGTAACTGCGCCCATTTTCTCGGCATATTGCTGGGCGAGAGAGAGATCTTTTTGGGCAATGGCGCTGAGTGCCATTGGCGGAGGAAACCAAGTCGCGCCGGAAAAGCGCTGTCCGACGCCTTCTTCGATATCGGCAGCGACTAATAGGGGGATTTTGGCCCAATTTTGCAATTGTTGCGATCGCAAAGCCAACTCCGCCCCACTACCCCCCAACAAAATCACGCCGCCCACACCTAAATTGCCGATTAGATGCTGAAGTTTGGCGGCGGGTGGTTCCCATTGGGGATACTTGATTTGATGATCGAACAGGTAGCCAGAGGCGCGGACTACCACCATCTGGGCTACCTGTTCTGCCAGGGAAAGAGTATTTAAATCCGGTAATTTAGGAGAATTCAATCTTTTTCCTCTTCCTGCGCCGATACGATATAGTCTTGGTCGTCTTCCTCCTCTCCTAAATTACCATTGTGACGATCTTCGCTGATTCGGTTGAGTAGGGATAAAATGCGATCGCCCCTTTCTAACGACTTATCTTCCACAAAAACTACTTCCGGGGTACGACGCAGCCGTACCCGGTGACCTAATTCTTTCCGAACGTAGCCCGTAGCAGCTTTTAACCCAGCCATTGTTTCTGCTTTTGCCTCTTCGCTGCCATATATGCTGACGAAGATTTTGGCGTGTTGGAGGTCACCAGAAACATTCACATCAGTTACGCTAACCATACCAGCGCCCACTCGGTCATCTTTAATGCCGTTAAGTAGCAGTTGGCTGACTTCCCGTTGAATTAAGGCAGCAACGCGAGATACACGACGATCTGTAGCCATAATAATCAAGCTGCCTCAAAAGGCAGTATTAGCAATCCTTCTTCCAATCGTAACTAAATCGCGCTCAAGCCCAGCATCGCCCGTAGGGTAAGGGTAACAAAAGTTAAGCCTGCAATAAAGAAACCGATTAGCGCGATCGCGGTCACCGGGCGTTTAAATAAGGGCGCTAACCAACCAAACAAAAAGAAAAATATCCCCAGGATCACGGTAACGAAGTAAGTACCGTAGCGGGATACGTTCTGCCAAAATCCGTCAAACATCTGTTTTAAGGGGTGGTAAAAGGGACTGCATTTTAGGCTATCAGTCTCGCACCGGGACGAGCAACTTTTTTGGGCAAAGATGAAAAGGAAAAAGGGTCAATAGCTAATTCTCAGTAGAAAGTTACGCGAAAGTAAGCTTTACAGAAATCCTCTTGCCTCCCATCTCCTGACTTAACTGATTCGCCTTTCATCCCGCCGCTAAATCGCTTCGATTTAGCGGCGGGATGAAAGGCGGGAAATTGGAGGAACGGAAATTTCCAAGTCTTCCTAATGTCTTTACTGTTTTATGTATAATGCAGTAAGGAGGTCTTGAAATGCTGCACAAAGCGGTCAAGGTTAGACTTTACCCAACACTAGAGCAACGAACACTACTAGCTCAACATTTTGGTTGTAGTCGCTGGTGGTGGAACTATGCTCTAAATAAGTCGATTGAGACTTACAAAGAGACTGGAAAAAGCCTTGGCCAGTCAGCGCTTAATACATTCCTGCCAAAACTCAAGGCATCAGAAAAGACTTCCTGGTTATCTGAATGCTACAGCCAAGTTCTACAAGCAACGACACTCAATCTAACGACTGCCTACAAGAACTTTTTTGCAGGTCGTGCTAGATTCCCTCGTTACAAATCAAGACATGGTAAGCAGTCAATTCAGTATCCTCAAAACGTGAAAGTGCTTGATGGTTTTGTTCAATTTCCTGGCAAGGTTGGCAAAGTTAAAGCGAAGTTACACAGGAAAATAGAAGGAACAATCAAGACCGTAACAGTCAGTTTAGACCCATCAGGTAAATACTTTGCATCAATACTGACTTCTGTTGAGGGTGAAAATCCAACAGTTTCGACTGATGGCAAGGTGATTGGGATTGACTTAGGGTTGACTCATTTTGCGATCGCCAGTGATGGTAAAAAAGTTTCTAAATATGACAATCCCAAGCACTTAACCAAGCATGAAAAAAACTTCAAACGCAAGCAACAGAAACTAGCCAAAAAACAGAAAGGCAGCAATTCAAGAAACAAAGCTAAAAAGACTGTAGCTAAAGTG
The Leptolyngbyaceae cyanobacterium DNA segment above includes these coding regions:
- a CDS encoding glycoside hydrolase family 3 N-terminal domain-containing protein, which encodes MNSPKLPDLNTLSLAEQVAQMVVVRASGYLFDHQIKYPQWEPPAAKLQHLIGNLGVGGVILLGGSGAELALRSQQLQNWAKIPLLVAADIEEGVGQRFSGATWFPPPMALSAIAQKDLSLAQQYAEKMGAVTASEALAIGINWLLAPIVDVNNNPDNPVINIRAFGETPHLVSQLTSAFIRGAQNYPVLTTAKHFPGHGDTAVDSHLELPVIPHSSGRLAEIELLPFISAISAGLDAVMTAHLSIPSWDDKLPATLSPSILTGRLRENLGFTGLIVTDALVMGAITKDYGANEAAVLAVEAGADILLMPVDAEGAIQAVCDAVNSGRISPHRIRASLERIWQAKSKVFASPNKQSEGVGENSLPRFYQLARPEALTAAADILQESTEVFGQVPLQIENLSNLRNLIVVDSLLDCKFLDRVSPAVAIPQQLGYSLQLSDLHTPMPKGSDRLQPTLLQLFIRGNPFRGSAGLNQIAREWFEKLLATDELQALVLYGSPYMKQPFLEVLPPSIPCVYSYGQIPESQRIALKLLFNM
- a CDS encoding RNA-guided endonuclease TnpB family protein gives rise to the protein MLHKAVKVRLYPTLEQRTLLAQHFGCSRWWWNYALNKSIETYKETGKSLGQSALNTFLPKLKASEKTSWLSECYSQVLQATTLNLTTAYKNFFAGRARFPRYKSRHGKQSIQYPQNVKVLDGFVQFPGKVGKVKAKLHRKIEGTIKTVTVSLDPSGKYFASILTSVEGENPTVSTDGKVIGIDLGLTHFAIASDGKKVSKYDNPKHLTKHEKNFKRKQQKLAKKQKGSNSRNKAKKTVAKVYERVTTSRQDFLHKLSRKLVNENQVVVVENLNVKGMVRHQNLAKAISDVGWGIFVNFLAYKLEKKGGKLVEIDRWFPSSKLCSNCYYQIDKLSLDIREWACPSCGARHDRDGNAATNIRAEGIRMLKTDGTAVSADGGEVRPKLGRKSVLRHSPAMSEAYTILASS
- a CDS encoding DUF4327 family protein, with protein sequence MVSTQFSTPSVQYSLAVIQEEARRLVHKGVVSRQQPIYTLCQYIPAREWAWVECELEKNSYLLRDRIGDLMGHEEWEND
- a CDS encoding DUF751 family protein, translating into MFDGFWQNVSRYGTYFVTVILGIFFFLFGWLAPLFKRPVTAIALIGFFIAGLTFVTLTLRAMLGLSAI
- the rbfA gene encoding 30S ribosome-binding factor RbfA; protein product: MATDRRVSRVAALIQREVSQLLLNGIKDDRVGAGMVSVTDVNVSGDLQHAKIFVSIYGSEEAKAETMAGLKAATGYVRKELGHRVRLRRTPEVVFVEDKSLERGDRILSLLNRISEDRHNGNLGEEEDDQDYIVSAQEEEKD